The Amycolatopsis methanolica 239 nucleotide sequence GTAGCCGCGCGACGGCTCGAACGGCACCGCGTCGACCAGCTCCCACCCGTCGGTGTGCACGGAAACCCGCCGCGCGCCCTCGACGATCGCGCGGTCCGTCGCGTGCGGCAGGTCGGACGGGTCGTCGGCGTGCGGCGTCGCCCGCAACGCGGTGAGCAGCACCGACTCGGTCTCGTCGTCCAGGTCCTCGATCTTGCGGCGCTTGCGGCCGTCGTCGACCTCGTGGACCGTCAGCGTCCCCTCGGTCAGGGTGCCGGTCTTGTCGAAGCACAGCACGTCGACCCGGCCCAGCGCCTCGATGCCGCGCGGGTTGCGGACCAGCGCGTTGTGCTCGGCGAGCCGCCGCGCTGCCGCCAGTTGCGCGGCGCTAACCAGGAACGGCAGCCCCTCCGGCACCGACGCGACGGCCAGGTTCACCGCCGCGGACAGGCTTTCCCGCAGCGGCACCCGGCGCAGCAGGCCGGCACCGGCCACCGCGACGGCCGACCCGATCGCCAGCGGCATCGCCTTCGAGGTCAGCTCGGCCAGCCTTGTCTCGACCCCGGTGACCGGCGCGTTCTCGCGGGCCATGGCCATGCTGCGGCCCGCCTCGGTGTCCGCACCGGTCGCGACGACGATGCCGACGGCCTCACCGGCCGCGATCGTCGTGCCCTCGTACAACATCGACGCGCGCTCGGCGACGTCCGCGGCGATCACCGGCGACGGGTCCTTCGCCGCCGGCAGCGACTCGCCAGTCAGCGACGACTCGTCCGCCTCGACGCCGTCGGCCTCGAGCAGCCGGCAGTCCGCGGGCACGACGTCGCCGGAGGTCAGCTTGACGACGTCGCCGGGCACCAGATCGTCCGCGCTCACCACGCGCTCCCGGCCGCCGCGGATCACGGTCGTGCTGATCGCCGACCGGCTCAGCAGCTCGGCCAGCTGCTTCTCGGTGTGGACCTGCTGAACGCTGCCGACCAGCGCGGACACGCCGGTGATCCCGGCGACGAGCGCGGCGTCCACCGGCGACCCGACGGACGCGGACAACGCGGCGCCCCCGATCAGGACCGGGGTGAGCGGGTTGGACAGCTCGTTGATGAACGCTTGCATCAGGCTCGTCCGGCCACCGCTGCCCGTGCCGCGCGCCCGTGCGCGCTTCTGGGCAGCGTCGTCGCTCAGGCCGTCCGGGCCGGTGCCGAGGCGGTCGAGCACGACGTCCACCGGCATCAGGTGCCACGGCGCGGCGTCGCCGGCCAGGCCCGTGTCCCGCTCGGCGAGCTTCTTGGCGCGGCGGTGCGCGTTGGTCAGGGCGACGGCCGCGCCCAGGTTCACCGCCCGCATCGCCCGGTTGGCCGGGCTGCGGCGGCCCGGTTGCAGCGCGCTGACCGCGCCGACGCCGGTCGCGCCCTGGGACAGCCAGATGCTGTCGCGGTTGACCTCGCGGGCGGCGGCGATGGCGTCGACGACCAGCGCCGCGATGCCGATCTCCTCGCCGATCAGCAGGTGCGCGCCCCACGGCGGCGGGTCGCCGGGCCGATGGGTGCCGATGCCGCAGTCGGCGGCGCCGAGCGCGCGGCGGTCGTCGGACACCAGCATCACCACGTGCCCGTCGCCCTGCAGCTCGCGCACGGTCGAGACGAGGCGCTCGCCGCCGGGCATGAGCCGGTCGGCCTCGAACGCGGCGTGGCCGCCGTTGGCGCTGACGACCTCGATGTTCCAGCGACGGGCGGCGGCGATCACCGCGGCCACGCCGGGCGGCACCTGCCTGCCGAGCCCGATGACGGCGGTCAGATGCTGGTCCCGCACCAGGCCGAGGACCGCCGCCGCGCCGCGCTTCTCCAGCTGCTCGCGCTCGTGCGCGCCCTGGTCGACGCCCAGTTCGTCGAGCGGGCCGAGGCGCCAGCCGTCGTCTTCGTGGGGCTTGCCGGGCGTGTGCGCGTCGAACAGCTGCCACGCGCGTTCGACCAGCTCGCTGGCGTCGCCGTCGCCGATGGGGACGAGGTCGTTGAGGACCATGCGCCCGGTGTCGAAGGCCTGCTCGTCGAGGAGCAGCGTGTCGATGGCGTCCAGGTGGCGCAGCACCCCGCGGTCCATGACCAGCACGCCCTCGGTGGCCAGCACGCGGCCGATGCGCGCGCCGAACGCGGTGCGCCCGGCCTCGGCGGCCTTGGGCAGCGCGGCCAGGCCGATGCCGATCGTCCGGCGGGGGCGCGCGAACGGCAGCGAGACGGCGGCCGCGGCGGCGCCGAGGTTGAGGATGCGCTGTTCGTACTGTTCGACCGGGCCGTCCGGGATCTCCCGCGGCCGCTCGACGACGACCGGGCCGGCCGCGGCGTCCTCCGGGCCGTGGATCAGGCGGCTCTCGGCCTGGCACCACAGCCGTTCGTGCGCGCGGGCCTCGCGGTACTGCTCGGCGCGCTGGATGATGTCGACGACCGTGCCCTCGCCGCCAGACGCCAAGCCCTGGGCGAACGCGCCGAAGGCCGAGGTCGCGGTGTCGGCCTTCTCGCTGCTGCCCGCCCGCTCGGCGGCGATCTTGCGCAGGCGCGGGTGCAGGTCGACGACGTTGGGCAGCGCGGCGATCTCGGTCGGGATCGGCGCCCTCGGCGCGAGCCGGGTGATCAGCGACAGGCCGAGGCCGAGTGTGTCGGCGGCGAGGGTCGGCAGGAGGCGGGTGCCGCGCAGGCCGTCGGCCGGGTGGTGGAGCTCGTCCTCCCTGCTCTCTTCGCCGACGCCGTTGGGCGCGCCCTCGGCCTCCTCGACGACGCGGATCAGCTCGTCGCTGTCCGGGGCGGGGTCCTCGACGCCGATGATCACCCGGGAGGAGGGCGCGTTGACTCGCGCCCACGCGACGCCCGGGTGACGCTGCACGGCCTGCTCGATGCGCTGCGCGACCGCTTCGCCGCCCGGACCGTGCACCCCGTGGGCCTCGATGTGCAGCCGGCCCGGGCAGGACCACACCCGGCGGCGGGGCCTGCTCAGCGGCGATAACACCGCCCCGGCGAGGCCCTTCACCGCCGACACCGGACCGGGCAGCCGGACACCCAGCAACTCCATGAACCACTCCCGCACCTCGACGCCTCAGGTGCATGGGGTTGCCCATTGCGGGTGAAGATATGCCTGCCGCCGCAGGTCGGCCCCTGGTTTACGGGGCCGGCCGAGGCTGCCCGGCGGCGAGTTGCCCACCCCCGAGCCGACCGCTCCGGACGGCGAGGTCACCGTTTCCGGCAGCGAGCTCGCCGAGGCGCGCTGCCCGCCCGCGGCTGGGCGCGGGCAGTGGCATGCCAGGGCCGGGGCGGGCTGGGCGGCGGGGCGAAGGCGGGGCGGGCGGCGCCGCCCCACAGGCCCCGGCGCCCGGGCGAGCCCGTCAGGCCGCAGCGCCTGCGGCCGCAAGGCCGCAAGGCCGCAAGGCCGCAAGGCCGCGCACAGCACCCTGCCGTCAGGCGAGCGCGGCCGCGACGCGGCACGCCACCGCCAGCGAGCCCAGCCGGGTCAGGCGAGCCCAGCCGCCACACGGCCCGCCACCGCCACGCGAGCGCGCCCGGTCAACCGAGCACGGCCGGTCAGGCGAGCCCAGCCGGTCAGGCGAGCGCGTCGGTGATGGCGGCGCCCAGCTCGGTGGTCGTCGACTTGCCGCCCAGGTCGGGGGTCGCCACCGAGCCGGCCGCGAGCACCTCCTCGACGGCCTTGTGCACCGCCGCCGCGGCTGTC carries:
- a CDS encoding HAD-IC family P-type ATPase → MELLGVRLPGPVSAVKGLAGAVLSPLSRPRRRVWSCPGRLHIEAHGVHGPGGEAVAQRIEQAVQRHPGVAWARVNAPSSRVIIGVEDPAPDSDELIRVVEEAEGAPNGVGEESREDELHHPADGLRGTRLLPTLAADTLGLGLSLITRLAPRAPIPTEIAALPNVVDLHPRLRKIAAERAGSSEKADTATSAFGAFAQGLASGGEGTVVDIIQRAEQYREARAHERLWCQAESRLIHGPEDAAAGPVVVERPREIPDGPVEQYEQRILNLGAAAAAVSLPFARPRRTIGIGLAALPKAAEAGRTAFGARIGRVLATEGVLVMDRGVLRHLDAIDTLLLDEQAFDTGRMVLNDLVPIGDGDASELVERAWQLFDAHTPGKPHEDDGWRLGPLDELGVDQGAHEREQLEKRGAAAVLGLVRDQHLTAVIGLGRQVPPGVAAVIAAARRWNIEVVSANGGHAAFEADRLMPGGERLVSTVRELQGDGHVVMLVSDDRRALGAADCGIGTHRPGDPPPWGAHLLIGEEIGIAALVVDAIAAAREVNRDSIWLSQGATGVGAVSALQPGRRSPANRAMRAVNLGAAVALTNAHRRAKKLAERDTGLAGDAAPWHLMPVDVVLDRLGTGPDGLSDDAAQKRARARGTGSGGRTSLMQAFINELSNPLTPVLIGGAALSASVGSPVDAALVAGITGVSALVGSVQQVHTEKQLAELLSRSAISTTVIRGGRERVVSADDLVPGDVVKLTSGDVVPADCRLLEADGVEADESSLTGESLPAAKDPSPVIAADVAERASMLYEGTTIAAGEAVGIVVATGADTEAGRSMAMARENAPVTGVETRLAELTSKAMPLAIGSAVAVAGAGLLRRVPLRESLSAAVNLAVASVPEGLPFLVSAAQLAAARRLAEHNALVRNPRGIEALGRVDVLCFDKTGTLTEGTLTVHEVDDGRKRRKIEDLDDETESVLLTALRATPHADDPSDLPHATDRAIVEGARRVSVHTDGWELVDAVPFEPSRGYHASLMRNGDGLVVSVKGAPESVLPRCDLDEGRRKKLAGRMKKLAKAGQRVLAVAESTPDSATLDEDSVTRLRFKGFVAIADPVRGSAAAAAADLRAAGVQIVMITGDHPDTGEAIAGKVSEDGADLHVATGAELDAMDDDQLASTLETLDVVARCSPAQKVRIIKAYQKHGHTVAMTGDGANDAPAIRLADVGIALGGHGAAAARAAADLVVTDDRLETIIAALVEGRAMWASVREALAILLGGNLGEIGFSVLGATLTGRSPLGARQFLLVNLLTDLAPALAIALRRPEDGSDLLREGPESSLGKRLQKDIGVRAGVTALGATTAWMLARATGRGRRASTVALAGLVGTQLGQTLLTGGWNRSVLATSLGSVALLAAVIQTPGVSQFFGCTPLGPIGWGMALGSAGAATALGAVVGRMIEG